A stretch of [Clostridium] innocuum DNA encodes these proteins:
- a CDS encoding NAD(P)/FAD-dependent oxidoreductase — protein MYDVAIIGAGIAGCSLAYELGKYQIKAVLIEKENDVSVGTTKANSAIIHGGYDPLPGSKMAKYNVAGNAYIKELCGKLDIPYKQIGALIMAFSEADESTLEELKNRGIRNGVKDMEIWDKERLHREEPHVSQEARAALFSPNVGIVSPWELALALAEVAVENGVEVKLNTEVKNIEKTDTGYSIETNQGVIDAVCVCNAAGVFADEVNEMVNDATFKIEPNKGEYYLLDKSQGNLVSHVIFQCPNENGKGVLVAPTVHGNLIVGPDSQPTSREDVSTTAEGLSYVRNTALKSIPDINFRESIRNFAGVRARTKEDDFFVYEDPKNRLFYNIAGMASPGLSSAPAIALDVIEMMKESGLPLTKKEACMDTRSVVRFREMNHEERTALIKEHPEYGKIICRCETVTEGEIINAVHRPIPAVSIDAVKRRCNAGMGRCQGGFCGPRVQEIIARELKKNLKDVPLDREGMILITGETKAAGGEQE, from the coding sequence ATGTATGATGTAGCAATTATCGGAGCAGGAATTGCCGGCTGTTCTCTTGCATATGAGCTTGGGAAATATCAGATCAAGGCGGTACTGATCGAAAAGGAGAATGATGTATCGGTAGGGACGACAAAGGCGAACAGCGCCATCATTCACGGCGGCTATGATCCGCTGCCGGGTTCGAAGATGGCGAAATACAATGTCGCAGGAAATGCATATATCAAGGAGCTGTGCGGAAAGCTTGATATTCCATACAAACAGATTGGTGCACTGATTATGGCATTTTCCGAAGCGGATGAAAGCACGCTCGAAGAGCTGAAGAACCGTGGCATCCGGAACGGTGTAAAGGACATGGAAATCTGGGATAAGGAGCGTTTGCATAGGGAAGAACCTCATGTATCTCAGGAGGCGAGAGCTGCACTGTTTTCACCGAATGTCGGTATCGTCAGTCCATGGGAGCTGGCACTGGCACTGGCAGAAGTTGCGGTAGAAAACGGTGTTGAGGTAAAGCTGAACACGGAAGTAAAAAATATAGAGAAAACGGATACAGGGTATTCCATTGAAACCAATCAGGGTGTTATTGATGCGGTTTGCGTATGCAATGCGGCAGGTGTGTTTGCGGATGAGGTTAATGAAATGGTGAATGACGCCACCTTTAAGATAGAGCCGAATAAGGGAGAATACTATCTGCTGGACAAGAGTCAGGGAAATCTTGTCAGCCATGTCATCTTCCAGTGTCCAAATGAAAACGGAAAGGGTGTTCTGGTTGCCCCGACAGTGCATGGTAATCTGATTGTCGGACCGGATTCACAGCCAACCTCCAGGGAGGATGTATCCACAACCGCGGAGGGCTTAAGCTATGTGCGTAATACCGCATTGAAGTCCATTCCGGATATCAATTTCCGTGAATCCATTCGTAACTTTGCAGGTGTTCGTGCAAGAACGAAGGAGGACGATTTCTTTGTATATGAAGATCCCAAAAACCGTCTGTTCTACAATATCGCAGGGATGGCATCTCCGGGCTTATCATCTGCCCCTGCCATTGCGCTGGACGTTATTGAAATGATGAAGGAATCCGGTCTGCCTCTGACAAAAAAGGAAGCATGCATGGATACGAGAAGTGTTGTGCGGTTCCGTGAAATGAATCATGAGGAGCGCACGGCGCTGATCAAGGAGCATCCGGAGTATGGGAAAATCATCTGCCGCTGTGAAACAGTGACAGAGGGAGAAATCATTAATGCCGTGCATCGTCCGATTCCGGCTGTATCCATTGATGCTGTAAAACGCCGCTGCAATGCGGGGATGGGACGCTGTCAGGGTGGCTTCTGCGGCCCTCGTGTTCAGGAAATTATCGCAAGAGAGCTGAAAAAGAATTTGAAGGATGTACCGCTGGATCGGGAAGGTATGATTCTGATTACAGGGGAAACAAAAGCAGCTGGAGGTGAACAGGAATGA
- a CDS encoding FAD-dependent oxidoreductase — MKYDVIVVGGGPAGLASALEAWKQGAKHILILERDQELGGILNQCIHNGFGLHHFKEELTGPEYAGKFIEMLKDTNVEVLLDTMVLDIDEENRCIHAMNKKQGYMQLEGKAIVLNMGCRERTRGAIAIPGDRPAGVFTAGAAQRYVNIEGYMVGKRVLILGSGDIGLIMARRMSLEGAKVVGCVELCPYSNGLNRNIVQCLNDYDIPLYLSHTITDIQGDKRVERVIVQEVDEKRQPIPGTEITFDVDTVLLSVGLIPENELSRAAGLQMDPRTNGPVVYENMETSAKGIFASGNVVHVHDLVDFVTAESERAGRSAAIYAMQGNPKAGRCIEVKNGNAVNYTVPQKIRMNNVDKFVEVMFRVNNVYKDMEICVMSGDQKLAGFKREHMAPGEMEKIVIPKMLLEKAGDEVIIRVEKAGA, encoded by the coding sequence ATGAAATATGATGTTATCGTTGTCGGCGGAGGGCCGGCAGGTCTGGCATCTGCGCTGGAAGCCTGGAAGCAGGGGGCAAAGCATATTCTGATACTGGAGCGTGATCAGGAGCTGGGCGGTATATTGAATCAGTGTATTCACAACGGGTTTGGTCTGCACCACTTCAAAGAAGAGCTGACCGGGCCGGAATATGCAGGAAAATTTATCGAAATGCTGAAGGATACCAATGTCGAGGTGCTGCTGGATACCATGGTGCTGGATATTGATGAGGAAAACCGCTGCATTCATGCAATGAATAAAAAGCAGGGCTATATGCAGCTGGAGGGAAAGGCAATCGTGCTGAATATGGGATGCCGCGAGCGTACCAGGGGAGCCATTGCGATTCCCGGAGATCGCCCAGCCGGTGTCTTTACTGCAGGAGCAGCACAGCGTTATGTAAATATTGAAGGGTATATGGTTGGAAAACGGGTATTGATTCTCGGTTCCGGTGATATCGGTTTGATCATGGCGCGCCGTATGAGTCTGGAGGGTGCGAAGGTGGTCGGCTGTGTGGAGCTGTGTCCGTATTCCAACGGTTTGAACAGAAATATTGTGCAGTGTCTGAACGATTATGATATCCCGCTGTATCTCTCTCATACCATTACAGATATTCAGGGAGATAAACGCGTGGAGCGTGTCATTGTTCAGGAGGTTGATGAAAAGCGGCAGCCAATTCCCGGAACAGAGATCACCTTCGATGTGGATACTGTCCTGTTATCAGTCGGTCTGATTCCGGAAAATGAGCTATCCAGAGCTGCCGGACTGCAGATGGATCCGAGAACAAACGGTCCTGTGGTCTATGAGAATATGGAAACCAGTGCAAAGGGTATTTTCGCAAGCGGAAATGTTGTGCATGTGCATGATCTTGTGGACTTTGTGACAGCGGAGAGTGAGCGTGCCGGAAGAAGTGCCGCAATCTATGCGATGCAGGGAAATCCGAAAGCTGGAAGATGTATTGAAGTGAAGAACGGGAACGCGGTGAATTACACAGTGCCGCAGAAAATCCGTATGAATAACGTGGATAAGTTTGTGGAAGTGATGTTCCGAGTGAATAATGTATATAAGGATATGGAAATCTGTGTCATGAGCGGGGATCAGAAGCTGGCAGGATTCAAACGCGAGCATATGGCTCCGGGTGAAATGGAAAAAATCGTTATACCGAAAATGCTGCTGGAGAAGGCAGGCGATGAAGTGATCATCCGTGTGGAAAAGGCAGGTGCATAG
- a CDS encoding PTS glucitol/sorbitol transporter subunit IIB codes for MYRKVKITKGSSGWGGPLVLEPNETCNKVLCVTGGGIHPVAAKIAEMTGAETVDGFKTTVPDEQVLVAVVDCGGTARCGVYPKKRINTVNLVPVGAVGPLAQYITEDIYVSDVKEDTIAFTDEEVKVEKAVEETKEPGAPKTKAQARKELAEANQRKKPGIITRIGIGVGQVVNKFFAAGRESIEMVIKNVLPFMAFTSTILGIIQVSGLGNIIANTISPLCSTMPGMIVISLICGLPFLSPILGPGAVIAQVVGTLLGAEIGLGNIPAQYALPALFAINAQVGGDFVPVGLSLGEAEPETIEFGVPAVLYSRVITGPLAVIIAFVFSIGMY; via the coding sequence ATGTACAGAAAGGTAAAAATCACAAAAGGAAGCAGCGGCTGGGGCGGACCACTGGTGCTGGAACCAAATGAAACCTGTAATAAGGTCTTATGTGTGACCGGTGGCGGTATTCATCCTGTGGCAGCCAAGATAGCGGAAATGACAGGAGCCGAAACAGTCGACGGCTTTAAGACAACCGTTCCGGATGAGCAGGTACTGGTTGCTGTAGTGGATTGCGGGGGAACAGCACGCTGTGGCGTATATCCGAAAAAACGGATCAACACTGTCAACCTTGTACCGGTTGGGGCAGTGGGACCTCTGGCACAGTATATTACAGAGGATATTTATGTCTCGGACGTAAAGGAAGATACTATTGCATTTACGGATGAAGAAGTAAAGGTTGAAAAAGCAGTGGAAGAAACGAAGGAACCGGGAGCACCGAAAACGAAGGCACAGGCGAGAAAAGAGCTGGCTGAAGCAAATCAGAGGAAAAAGCCGGGGATCATTACCCGCATCGGTATCGGTGTGGGACAGGTGGTAAACAAATTCTTTGCCGCCGGACGTGAATCCATCGAAATGGTTATCAAAAACGTATTGCCGTTTATGGCATTTACATCCACGATACTTGGTATCATTCAGGTAAGCGGCCTGGGGAATATCATCGCAAATACGATTTCTCCATTATGCTCCACCATGCCGGGAATGATTGTGATCTCCCTGATCTGCGGTCTGCCATTCCTGTCACCGATTTTAGGACCGGGAGCGGTTATCGCTCAGGTGGTCGGAACCCTGCTTGGTGCGGAAATCGGTTTGGGAAATATACCTGCGCAGTATGCATTGCCGGCATTATTTGCTATCAATGCACAGGTTGGCGGCGATTTTGTACCGGTAGGCTTGTCCCTTGGTGAAGCGGAACCGGAAACGATTGAATTCGGTGTGCCGGCAGTCTTATATTCCCGTGTTATCACCGGACCTCTGGCTGTTATTATCGCATTCGTATTCAGCATTGGCATGTATTAA
- the mgtE gene encoding magnesium transporter, with the protein MKRTITEENLLDLLLHGTAQDLQDTIDTIHPADILDLLHKHKEHAQSILNRLPDDILADIVEEEDDEDKYELLKRFSDSKQRHILDEMSSDEITDLMGELEEDEQADILKKMDSEDQEDVRKLMSFDAESAGGIMTTEFIRIFAKNTVKDTLQFLQKNTDEETTYYLYVVDREDVLKGVVSLRDIVTSSFDTPIMDIVNPNVKTVLYSDDQEEVAHRFEKYGFILMPVVDEQQHMLGVIEFDDIIDVIQEENTEDIHHLGGVNKEERVDSSVRESFSSRIPWLIVNLFTAVLAAAVVNMFEATIAQAVALATVMPIVTGMGGNAGTQTLTIVVRGLSLGELTKENAVEILLKEIGVGILSGIVIGIVVAFGAMLMESNPIFGLVTGAAMFLNMILANLAGYFIPVILEKLHVDPALASGVFVTTVTDVMGFFMFLGLATLVLPYII; encoded by the coding sequence ATGAAACGAACGATAACAGAAGAAAACCTGCTGGATCTGCTGCTGCATGGAACAGCACAGGATCTGCAGGATACGATTGATACCATACACCCGGCGGATATTCTCGATCTGCTGCACAAGCATAAGGAGCATGCACAAAGTATATTAAACCGTCTGCCGGATGATATTCTTGCGGATATCGTCGAGGAAGAGGACGATGAAGACAAGTATGAGCTGTTAAAGCGCTTCTCTGACAGCAAGCAGCGTCATATACTGGATGAAATGAGCAGTGATGAAATCACCGATTTGATGGGAGAGCTGGAGGAAGACGAGCAGGCTGACATTCTGAAGAAGATGGATTCTGAGGATCAGGAGGATGTCCGTAAGCTGATGAGCTTTGATGCTGAAAGTGCCGGTGGTATCATGACAACCGAATTTATTCGTATATTCGCAAAGAATACTGTAAAGGATACCCTGCAGTTTTTACAGAAGAATACCGATGAAGAAACGACCTATTATTTATATGTCGTCGATAGGGAGGATGTGTTAAAAGGAGTTGTGTCACTGCGCGATATTGTAACATCATCGTTTGATACACCAATCATGGATATCGTGAATCCCAATGTAAAGACGGTGTTGTACAGTGATGACCAGGAGGAGGTTGCCCATCGATTTGAAAAATACGGCTTTATTCTGATGCCGGTTGTAGATGAGCAGCAGCATATGCTGGGAGTCATTGAGTTTGACGATATCATTGATGTTATTCAGGAAGAAAATACCGAGGATATCCATCATCTGGGTGGTGTCAATAAGGAGGAACGGGTGGACTCCAGTGTAAGGGAATCCTTTTCCAGCCGCATTCCATGGCTGATTGTAAATCTTTTTACTGCAGTTCTTGCGGCAGCCGTTGTCAATATGTTTGAGGCGACGATTGCACAGGCGGTTGCACTTGCGACGGTCATGCCGATTGTAACTGGAATGGGTGGCAATGCGGGAACACAGACATTAACCATTGTTGTACGCGGTCTTTCCCTCGGTGAGCTGACAAAGGAAAATGCCGTCGAGATTCTGCTGAAGGAGATCGGTGTCGGTATATTAAGCGGTATCGTCATAGGTATTGTCGTGGCATTCGGGGCAATGCTGATGGAAAGCAATCCGATCTTCGGACTTGTCACCGGGGCAGCTATGTTTCTGAATATGATTCTGGCAAATCTGGCAGGATACTTTATACCGGTCATACTGGAAAAGCTGCATGTGGATCCGGCTCTTGCCAGTGGTGTGTTTGTTACTACAGTTACGGATGTCATGGGGTTTTTCATGTTTCTGGGACTGGCCACATTAGTGCTTCCGTATATAATATAG
- the tnpA gene encoding IS200/IS605 family transposase codes for MKSNAHSVFALHYHLIMTTKYRRRVFDDVISDRAKDIFLHIARSYNISLQEWNHDVDHIHILFSAHPNSCLTKFINAYKSASSRLLKKEFPEIREKLWKEAFWSQSFCLISTGGVTTDIIKAYIESQGEKNGVKKRVSV; via the coding sequence GTGAAAAGTAATGCTCATTCAGTATTTGCTCTCCATTATCATTTGATCATGACAACCAAATATCGGCGTCGTGTGTTCGATGATGTCATCAGTGATCGTGCAAAAGATATCTTTCTTCATATTGCCAGATCCTATAACATCTCTCTTCAAGAATGGAATCATGATGTCGATCATATTCATATCCTGTTCTCTGCTCACCCTAACTCTTGTCTTACGAAATTCATCAATGCGTATAAGAGTGCCAGTTCACGTTTATTGAAGAAGGAGTTTCCTGAAATTCGTGAAAAGCTTTGGAAAGAAGCATTTTGGAGTCAGAGCTTCTGTTTGATCAGTACAGGAGGTGTCACCACCGACATCATCAAAGCTTATATCGAAAGTCAAGGTGAGAAGAATGGTGTCAAGAAAAGGGTATCAGTTTAG
- a CDS encoding PTS sorbitol transporter subunit IIC: protein MDFISDFAQGFMALFQAGGETFVGWVTGIIPMVICLMTAINSIIKLIGEKRVENFTKKLTRFTIARYTLVPVLAVLFLGNPMCYTFGRFVEEKYKPAYYDSCVSFLHPVTGLFPHANPGELFVYMGIAAGITKLNLPLGDLAVRYFIVGVIVILIRGVLTEKIYFRLTSKFTKEKENAEE from the coding sequence ATGGACTTTATATCTGATTTTGCACAAGGATTCATGGCGCTGTTTCAGGCAGGAGGAGAAACCTTCGTAGGTTGGGTTACCGGAATTATTCCCATGGTAATCTGTCTGATGACAGCCATAAACTCCATCATTAAGCTGATAGGAGAAAAACGAGTTGAAAATTTCACAAAAAAACTGACGAGATTCACAATTGCGCGTTACACACTGGTACCGGTGCTGGCAGTACTGTTTCTGGGAAATCCGATGTGTTATACCTTCGGACGTTTCGTGGAAGAAAAGTACAAGCCTGCGTATTATGATTCCTGTGTAAGCTTTCTACATCCTGTAACCGGCTTGTTCCCGCATGCGAACCCGGGTGAACTGTTTGTATATATGGGAATCGCAGCAGGTATTACCAAACTGAATCTGCCATTAGGGGATTTGGCAGTTCGCTACTTTATCGTCGGTGTGATTGTCATTCTGATCAGAGGGGTACTGACAGAAAAAATCTATTTCAGACTTACTTCTAAATTTACAAAAGAGAAAGAGAATGCGGAGGAATAG
- a CDS encoding sugar-binding transcriptional regulator: MKKIVDDNRLIYKCCYLYYMDGLGQKEICDQLGISRATVSRLLKAGKENGVVRIELDNPDSILYGELERKIEQQLGLKEVLIVDEMELESKADHMQRVYEEALAYLARIFHNKDYIGVSMGKTLYHLANGKINVEEVDCTFVPVVGGVGTQLQSDEGYHSNEIANAFAKKFHGSAVQFFAPAMFNDTQIMEGFLKERPVQEVTALFKKLKTVIMGIGSCSLKDSTLVKCGYISKADYEQFKQHGAVGDVLLKFLDKNGNSEPFHEFNDRVMGLSDEGLMNIENRIGIAVGEEKSKAILGVIRAKKINILITDISCVKELLSLMEEEESSCQTI; the protein is encoded by the coding sequence ATGAAAAAAATAGTTGATGATAACAGGCTGATATATAAATGCTGTTATCTCTATTACATGGATGGACTCGGACAAAAGGAGATTTGTGATCAGCTTGGGATTTCACGGGCAACAGTATCCAGACTGCTCAAGGCGGGTAAGGAAAACGGTGTGGTAAGAATCGAATTGGATAATCCCGACAGTATTCTATATGGAGAACTGGAACGGAAAATTGAACAGCAGCTGGGCTTGAAGGAAGTCCTCATTGTGGATGAAATGGAGCTGGAGAGTAAAGCGGATCATATGCAGCGGGTATATGAGGAAGCACTTGCCTATCTGGCACGCATTTTCCACAACAAGGATTACATCGGGGTTTCGATGGGAAAGACGCTGTATCATCTAGCCAATGGAAAAATCAATGTGGAGGAGGTTGATTGTACCTTTGTTCCCGTTGTCGGTGGTGTCGGTACGCAGCTGCAATCGGATGAGGGATATCATTCCAACGAAATAGCAAATGCGTTCGCAAAGAAATTTCATGGCAGTGCTGTTCAGTTCTTCGCTCCGGCAATGTTCAATGATACACAGATCATGGAGGGGTTTTTGAAGGAACGTCCTGTGCAGGAGGTAACGGCTTTGTTTAAAAAACTGAAAACCGTTATCATGGGTATCGGCTCCTGCAGCTTAAAAGATTCCACTCTGGTCAAATGCGGGTATATCAGTAAAGCTGACTATGAGCAATTTAAACAGCACGGAGCTGTCGGAGATGTTCTCCTGAAATTTCTGGATAAAAACGGAAACAGTGAACCCTTCCATGAATTCAATGACCGGGTCATGGGGTTATCCGATGAGGGACTTATGAATATTGAAAACCGTATCGGAATTGCGGTTGGAGAAGAAAAAAGTAAAGCGATTCTCGGCGTGATCCGCGCGAAGAAAATCAATATTCTAATTACCGATATCAGCTGTGTAAAAGAGCTGCTTTCCCTTATGGAAGAGGAGGAATCGTCATGTCAAACGATCTGA
- a CDS encoding M24 family metallopeptidase: MYKQRRHALATLLPENSIALFFSGKAPYKVGDEKYPFSVDRSFYYLSGLDKENMILAIIRTQGKIKEQLFLEHYDEEQAKWVGGKLLPEEAADISEIEEIFWLEEAMDMLGLQISRFFDHESRVDIYADFTQQEAYQADSEAHRFTRELLRQYPYVTLHNAASRISSLRLIKEDTEIDELKQAIEVTRQGILAMMDHVCSGMMENQVEAWFDFVLKTNGCSHSFPSIIASGRNATVLHYDENNQKIKKNSLLLCDLGASCHYMNADITRTFPASGSFTKRQKEIYNIVLEANQTIMSLVHPGITLKELNQELIHFYEERLKPLGLLKRGKRVEDYYWHGVSHMLGLETHDVSLSGYKLRPGNVFTIEPGLYLEDEGIGIRIEDNVLVTEDGCINLSSSIIKDPDEIEAYMQENNIHLTNNRQKSPILRR; this comes from the coding sequence ATGTATAAGCAACGACGGCATGCACTGGCTACTCTGTTACCGGAAAACTCCATTGCATTGTTCTTCAGCGGCAAAGCCCCATATAAGGTAGGCGATGAAAAGTATCCGTTCAGTGTGGACAGAAGCTTCTATTACCTGAGCGGTCTGGATAAGGAGAACATGATTCTGGCAATTATCCGCACACAGGGCAAAATAAAGGAACAGCTGTTTCTGGAGCATTATGACGAGGAACAGGCAAAATGGGTCGGTGGAAAGCTTTTGCCGGAGGAAGCCGCCGATATCAGTGAGATTGAAGAAATCTTCTGGCTTGAGGAAGCAATGGATATGCTCGGTCTACAGATATCACGGTTCTTCGACCATGAATCCCGTGTTGATATCTATGCGGATTTCACACAGCAGGAAGCCTATCAGGCGGACAGTGAAGCGCATCGTTTCACAAGAGAGCTGCTGCGGCAATATCCCTATGTAACCCTGCATAATGCAGCCTCCAGAATAAGCAGTCTGCGTTTAATTAAGGAAGATACAGAAATTGATGAATTGAAGCAGGCGATTGAAGTAACACGGCAGGGAATTCTAGCCATGATGGATCATGTATGCAGCGGTATGATGGAAAACCAGGTGGAGGCATGGTTTGATTTTGTATTGAAAACAAACGGCTGCTCACATTCCTTTCCATCCATTATTGCCAGTGGAAGAAATGCCACTGTGCTGCATTATGATGAAAACAATCAGAAAATAAAAAAGAACAGCCTGCTGCTGTGTGATCTGGGTGCGAGCTGTCATTATATGAATGCCGATATCACAAGAACCTTTCCGGCAAGCGGTTCCTTTACAAAGCGACAGAAAGAAATCTACAATATTGTTCTTGAAGCCAATCAGACCATTATGTCACTCGTACATCCGGGCATTACACTGAAGGAGCTGAATCAGGAGCTGATTCACTTTTATGAAGAAAGACTGAAGCCGCTTGGCTTGTTGAAACGCGGTAAGCGGGTGGAGGATTATTACTGGCACGGAGTATCTCATATGCTGGGGCTGGAAACACATGATGTGTCTTTGAGCGGCTATAAGCTGCGTCCCGGCAATGTGTTTACGATTGAACCAGGCTTATATCTGGAGGATGAAGGAATCGGCATCCGCATCGAGGACAATGTACTGGTTACTGAGGATGGCTGTATAAATCTTTCTTCCTCCATTATCAAGGATCCGGATGAAATCGAAGCATATATGCAGGAAAACAACATCCATTTAACAAATAACAGGCAGAAGTCCCCCATCTTGCGACGATAA
- a CDS encoding transcriptional regulator — protein MSNDLMLIFLIAISLFVMQAVGGVFQIKNYKAAIRRVHKKGNVGIGQKKGRFFNGNIVMIACDNNHIITACEVMDGKTFLAKFHPVNTLLGKTINGVSIDKFLEQFRSMDSKKQKQYRGYIQALEALELRFQNAAGAQEMDTAEHLSCAVMD, from the coding sequence ATGTCAAACGATCTGATGCTGATCTTTCTGATTGCCATATCCCTGTTTGTTATGCAGGCAGTGGGCGGCGTATTTCAGATCAAAAACTACAAAGCTGCCATACGGCGGGTTCATAAAAAAGGAAATGTGGGAATCGGACAGAAAAAAGGACGGTTCTTCAACGGCAACATCGTGATGATTGCCTGTGATAATAATCATATCATCACAGCATGTGAGGTCATGGATGGCAAAACCTTTCTGGCAAAGTTTCACCCGGTGAATACCTTGCTTGGAAAAACAATCAACGGGGTATCAATCGATAAGTTTCTGGAACAGTTTCGCTCCATGGATTCGAAAAAACAGAAACAGTATCGAGGATATATACAGGCATTGGAAGCGCTGGAGCTACGCTTTCAAAATGCAGCAGGCGCACAGGAGATGGACACGGCCGAACATCTGTCATGTGCTGTCATGGATTGA
- a CDS encoding DUF1667 domain-containing protein: protein MKNLICIVCPKGCHLCVDDENGYTVTGNSCPRGAEYGKTELIDPRRIITSTVRITAKTARRVPVKTEKSIPKGRIMDVMKALESIDVKAPVSAGDVVLKDAAGLGVNIVATKSVEQ from the coding sequence ATGAAAAATTTAATATGTATCGTATGTCCGAAGGGATGTCATCTGTGTGTTGATGATGAAAACGGATATACCGTTACCGGCAACAGCTGTCCAAGAGGGGCGGAGTATGGGAAAACAGAACTGATTGATCCAAGACGCATTATCACATCAACAGTGCGCATTACTGCAAAAACGGCAAGACGAGTTCCGGTGAAAACCGAGAAGAGCATCCCGAAGGGCAGGATTATGGATGTCATGAAGGCACTGGAAAGCATCGATGTCAAGGCACCGGTATCTGCGGGAGATGTTGTCTTAAAGGATGCTGCAGGTCTTGGTGTAAATATTGTTGCGACAAAATCGGTGGAGCAATAA
- the mscL gene encoding large conductance mechanosensitive channel protein MscL → MKHIINEFKEFIMRGNVLDLAVGVIIGGAFQKIIASLVNDVIMPVITLCTGGIDFTNWFIALDGNHYNTLQDAVAAKAATLNYGTFLTEVINFIIMAFIIFMMVKMMNSLSRKVKKPQDMEDAAAATKVCPYCKSEISAEAVRCPHCTSSLDTNKDNKTTSIKKR, encoded by the coding sequence ATGAAACATATTATCAATGAGTTTAAAGAATTTATTATGCGGGGAAATGTGCTTGATCTGGCAGTCGGTGTTATTATCGGCGGTGCATTTCAAAAAATCATAGCATCTCTGGTCAATGATGTTATTATGCCGGTTATTACATTATGTACCGGTGGTATCGATTTTACCAACTGGTTTATTGCACTGGACGGGAATCATTATAATACATTGCAGGATGCAGTAGCTGCCAAGGCTGCGACACTGAATTACGGAACCTTTCTCACCGAGGTGATCAACTTCATCATCATGGCGTTTATTATCTTCATGATGGTGAAGATGATGAATTCACTCTCAAGAAAGGTCAAGAAGCCGCAGGATATGGAAGATGCTGCAGCAGCTACAAAGGTGTGTCCGTATTGCAAAAGCGAGATTTCTGCTGAGGCAGTTCGCTGTCCGCATTGTACATCTTCGCTGGATACAAACAAGGATAATAAAACAACATCCATTAAAAAGCGATAA
- a CDS encoding SDR family NAD(P)-dependent oxidoreductase, whose product MKALITGASSGIGRDMARVLAAMDIDLILVARRGDRLRELKRELAVSVNIVILDVSVKENCLALYQRFRNDSVDILINNAGFGDFGEFTQTDLDKELNMISTNIQAVHILSKLFLRDFVKKDRGYILNVASSAAFLPGPLMATYYATKAYVERLTLAMHKELQKRNSHASVGVLCPGPVQTEFDRVANVRFMMKGKTSMDVASYAIRGMFKEKAVMIPGILMKGSYLLCKCLPLSVQMEASYHIQHRKNR is encoded by the coding sequence ATGAAGGCGTTGATTACAGGTGCCAGCAGTGGAATCGGGCGTGATATGGCAAGGGTTCTGGCTGCTATGGATATTGATTTGATTCTGGTCGCAAGGAGAGGGGATCGGCTTCGTGAATTAAAGAGGGAGCTTGCTGTTTCCGTTAATATCGTCATACTGGATGTTTCTGTGAAAGAAAACTGTCTTGCACTGTATCAGCGCTTCCGTAATGATTCTGTCGATATACTGATCAATAATGCAGGCTTCGGTGATTTTGGTGAATTTACACAGACGGATTTGGATAAGGAGCTGAATATGATCTCTACCAATATTCAGGCAGTGCATATACTTAGTAAACTGTTTCTGCGGGATTTTGTTAAAAAGGACCGTGGTTATATCCTGAATGTCGCATCCAGCGCGGCATTTCTGCCGGGACCTTTGATGGCTACCTATTATGCGACAAAAGCATATGTTGAGCGTCTGACACTGGCTATGCATAAGGAGCTTCAGAAAAGAAACAGCCATGCTTCTGTCGGTGTTCTCTGTCCGGGACCTGTACAGACTGAGTTTGACCGTGTCGCAAATGTCAGGTTTATGATGAAGGGAAAGACAAGCATGGATGTCGCCAGCTATGCAATCCGCGGCATGTTTAAGGAGAAGGCAGTCATGATACCGGGAATTCTGATGAAGGGAAGCTATCTGCTGTGCAAATGTCTTCCGCTGTCTGTGCAGATGGAGGCATCCTATCATATACAGCATCGGAAAAACAGGTAG